A region from the Malus domestica chromosome 07, GDT2T_hap1 genome encodes:
- the LOC103446659 gene encoding uncharacterized protein, with protein sequence MQGRRSLQFELIHIDQELESTLREQRRQQVFQEPAMGEVNNGRDNPPPLPPPQPRLMRDYTKPTEYNAPSCIVLAPIAQRFEIRPQIFQLLPIFLGKEEENPYHHIKAFFKLCSTFTFTNVTEEQIRLRLFPFSLRDKASSWLDSLPEASIDTWTELSKKFLSKFFPARRTNALINEIMSFRQQEGEQFHESWERYKDLFLQCPHHGFNTWQKVHYFYKGLNSQCRSLVDSTVGGTLMDKTPEDAIHAFETICENSEHWDFPTKDSRVPTASSTKRGGIYEVDTRTGLEAQVAALTKLLTPLVSKIATQPCSLCASIAHDMEHCPANPNLEGMHEVKAFSGRPRNDPYSNNYNPGWREHPNFSWRDSQNSMGPSNSTKQYQQPYQAPPIQQEDPSIKDMLSQLLKKTDRYEQEVVSLRQSQTVLEKAQSNFEIQLGQIATTLNKLERAQGQFPSQTEINPRNNEHVMAITTLRSGKMIDNKVEMHEKVEKEKERGTDMNDQQQNHYFKSSKQPLSEPKRTLFDPMLKDVVYDPPLPFPQRAKKGRKDQYSGHILDQFKKVQINIPLLEAIKEIPSYAKFLKELCTHKRKYGKYEEVMLSETVSAVLQRKLPPKLKDALLEKENLNEPYLTWEQVSILCLILRTNI encoded by the coding sequence ATGCAAGGTAGACGTTCGTTGCAATTTGAGTTGATTCATATAGACCAAGAACTTGAGAGTACTTTAAGAGAACAGCGGAGGCAGCAAGTGTTTCAAGAACCAGCCATGGGGGAAGTCAATAATGGTAGAGATAATCCTCCACCATTGCCACCACCACAACCAAGGCTCATGCGTGATTATACAAAGCCAACGGAGTACAACGCACCGTCATGCATTGTTTTGGCTCCAATTGCGCAGCGATTTGAGATTCGTCCACAAATCTTTCAGTTGCTGCCTATATTTCttgggaaggaggaagaaaatccATACCATCATATCAAGGCGTTTTTCAAGCTATGTTCCACATTCACATTCACCAATGTTACTGAAGAGCAAATTCGACTTCGGTTATTCCCATTCTCTTTGAGGGATAAAGCAAGCAGTTGGTTGGATTCTCTTCCCGAAGCATCTATCGACACATGGACAGAATTATCCAAGAAGTTTTTGTCCAAGTTCTTCCCCGCTCGAAGAACCAATGCTCTGATCAATGAAATCATGAGCTTTCGGCAACAAGAAGGTGAACAGTTTCATGAAAGTTGGGAGCGATATAAGGACTTGTTTCTTCAATGTCCTCATCATGGTTTCAACACTTGGCAAAAGGTTCATTATTTTTACAAAGGTTTGAACTCTCAATGTAGGAGTTTGGTTGATTCAACAGTTGGTGGAACCTTGATGGACAAAACTCCAGAAGATGCCATTCATGCCTTTGAAACTATATGTGAAAATTCTGAGCATTGGGATTTTCCTACAAAAGATTCGAGAGTTCCAACTGCATCGTCAACAAAAAGAGGAGGCATTTATGAAGTTGATACAAGGACGGGTTTAGAGGCACAAGTAGCAGCTCTCACGAAGCTTCTCACACCACTAGTAAGCAAGATAGCCACGCAGCCATGTAGCTTATGTGCAAGCATCGCCCATGACATGGAACATTGTCCAGCAAATCCTAATCTAGAAGGCATGCATGAGGTCAAAGCATTTAGTGGGAGGCCCCGAAATGATCCGTACTCAAATAATTATAACCCGGGATGGAGAGAACACCCGAATTTTTCTTGGAGAGATTCCCAAAATAGCATGGGACCATCCAATTCAACAAAGCAATATCAGCAGCCTTATCAAGCTCCTCCAATTCAACAAGAAGACCCTTCTATCAAGGACATGCTATCTCAACTCTTAAAGAAAACCGATCGGTATGAACAGGAAGTTGTATCGCTTAGACAAAGTCAGACGGTGTTGGAAAAGGCTCAATCTAATTTTGAGATTCAATTGGGACAAATAGCTACTACTTTGAACAAATTGGAGCGAGCACAAGGGCAATTTCCAAGCCAAACAGAAATTAATCCAAGAAATAATGAGCATGTGATGGCCATTACAACCTTGAGAAGTGGGAAGATGATCGACAACAAAGTAGAGATGCATGAGAAAGTTgaaaaggagaaggagagggGAACGGATATGAATGACCAGCAGCAAAATCATTATTTTAAGAGTTCAAAACAGCCACTATCTGAGCCGAAAAGAACTTTATTTGATCCAATGCTTAAGGATGTGGTGTATGATCCTCCTCTACCATTCCCTCAGCGTGCAAAGAAGGGAAGAAAAGATCAGTACTCGGGGCATATATTGGACCAATTCAAGAAAGTTCAAATCAACATTCCATTGCTTGAAGCCATCAAAGAAATTCCATCATATGCAAAATTCTTGAAAGAACTGTGTACTCACAAGCGAAAGTATGGAAAATATGAAGAGGTGATGTTATCAGAAACGGTAAGTGCAGTGCTTCAACGAAAATTGCCACCAAAACTCAAGGATGCATTATTGGAGAAAGAAAATTTGAACGAGCCTTACTTGACTTGGGAGCAAGTGTCAATCTTATGCCTTATTCTGCGTACAAACATCTAA